The genomic segment TGACGGCCAAAGCGCTGCTGGCGGGCCAGCAGCAGGGCCTCCTTCAGCAGGTGTATCTGATGGTCTTTTTCGCTCAGGGAGGCGTCTTTTTTACGGTTTTCTTCCAGCAGGGATAACGCCAGCTGACACAGCGTGTCGGGGTCATTCGTGGAGAGAAGTACTGTGATATCCATACCGGATATTATAGGCTTTCCGGCACAGATATTCATTCAAAATCATCAGATTACCGGCAGATATTATGTCCATTTCGTCAGGTCGTGACCGGCCATTCTCTGCCAGTCAATGCCGGCGACCAGCCAGTCGAACTGCGCCGGCGTGAGCGACCATGCGCTGTCGCCGTCACGCGGCCAGGTGAATCGCCCCTGGTGCAGGCGGCGGGAACAGAGCCAGACGCCGTGTTTATCCCACCGCAGCAGTTTGATACGGGTGCGGTTTTTGTTGGTGAAGAGGAAGGCGGCGCCGTCATGCCAGGGCGTGGTGAGGGAGGCCTGAATATACTGCGTGAGGACATCAATGCCGCAGCGCATATCGACGGGCTGGCGGACAAGGAAGAGGCGTTCAGGCTTCAGCATGTTTCACCGCCCGGAGCACGTCAGGGAGTTGCGCGGGCAGGCAGTCGATACGACAGCCGCCGGGGAGATGGAGGGTGACGGCAGCGTTAATGGCGGAAGGCTCCGGAGTCACCCGGACGGGGATGACAGCGGAGTCCGGTTGATTGTTGATATCGGGGAACATGGAGGGCCAGTTTTTGAAGTAGCCGGGATTGATGTTGTGGTGCAGGGCGTACTGGCGGGAAGTGAGCCCGCTGTCGCGCCAGGCGCGGATATGATGCTTTTTGTCGTCGGCGGACCAGAAAGATAACGGCATGGCAAAACCTCAGGTGATTCAGGATGCCGCCGATGTTATCTGACTAAAAATTTTTGAAAATGTGAGTTCACCGGAACGATACGAAAATCCTTTAGACGCCTGCATTATCCCGTTGATGTAAGTATCCTCCGGCAGAGCCGGAGGCTTTAGGGTGAGCGCCTCAAAGGGGCGTTGGTGCATGGATGGCTAAACGGGTATCATCAGCGCTTACCCATTCCGGAATACGCTCACGATGCCGCATAAGCACAATGCCAGCAAACGTCACCACATTCCAAAATCACGCTTTACCATCACTGACTGGCCGGAATACGAAGCCGGCCTGAAGCAGCGGGGCAGTCTGACGCTCTGGCTCACCCCGGAAGCCATTGCGTTGTGGAAAGCCGGTGCCCGCACCACGCCCGGCGGTCAGGCCCGTTACTCTGACCTCGCCATTCAGACCTGCCTGATGCTGCGCATCGCCTTCCGGCTCCCCCTGCGCCAGGCCGAAGGTCTGATGGCTTCTGTCTTCAGTATGATGGCGCTGTCCCTCACGGTGCCGGACCATACCACCGTCAGCCGGCGGGCGGCTGTACTGCCTCCTCTCCCGCGTATGCCTGCCGGAGGCGACCTGCACATCCTTATCGACAGCACCGGGCTGAAGGTTTACGGTGCCGGCCAGTGGATGGAGGAAAAACACGGTACCCGTGCCCGCCGCGACTGGCGAAAACTCCATCTGGCGATGGATGCGGACAACTTCAGTATCGTCGCCCATACCCTGACGGACTCACAGACTGATGACCCGTCGCAGGTGGAGGCGTTGCTCAGCCAGGCTGACGGCCCCCTCACGCAGGTCACTGCGGACGGGGCTTACGACGGTCGTCCCACGTACACTGTCATTGCCGGCCACGGTGAAGGTATCACTGTCGCCATTCCTCCCCGCGTCACGGCGGTACCGGAGGACACCACGGGGCCGTCATGCCAGCGGGACCGGCACCTGGCCATGATACAGGAAAAGGGGCGGCTGACCTGGCAGAAGGCGGTGGGGGACGGAAAGCGGGCTCTGGTGGAAACCATGATGGCGTGCTGGAAAACACTCATCGGTCCCCGCTTACGTGCCCGGGGTTTTGCGGCGCAGCAGACAGGAGAGCTCCGCCTGAATTATAACGGGTATGGGTGCAGTCTGATGATGAACAGCAATAGCGACGAACGCCCATCTCCGTGGTGCCACAGGCGAGCATGCGCTCAACGCAGAGGCGGGTCCAGGGAGTGACGTTGTCGCCGAACCTGGCGAGGAACCTGTTCCAGGCGTCATCGACGGTAAAGAGCAACTTTGCGGGACGCGGAATATACATGCCGCAGAGTATAAAACGGGGCTCAGCGCATGAACACCATCGGAACGGCATAGCCGTGACGCTCGCCCTGCAAGGGCGCTACGTTCTCCAACCTTTCAGCACTCACCCCTGGGGATCATCTCGGCTTAGTGATCTCGCCTCAATCCCCGTTGTCAGCGGGTTACATCACCCTGCGGGCATGCCGCAGGTCACTGCCGCTCAGGTTCTCCACCGTCACACCCGGTAGGATTGTTGGGTTTCTCATCGTGAGTTACCAGTTCAATATTCCAGACAGGCTCGTGGTTCATTTGAGCATCCATGCTCGCCCTGAACTCCGGGCACAATATAGGTTATGTCATTCATCATGTACCGTCACGTTTTGGTTATGGTGTCAGGGTGTACTCTTATGCGATAAGCATTTTTGTTAAAAATACCGCATCGAATAATTTATGGGGGAAAC from the unidentified bacterial endosymbiont genome contains:
- the tnpB gene encoding IS66 family insertion sequence element accessory protein TnpB (TnpB, as the term is used for proteins encoded by IS66 family insertion elements, is considered an accessory protein, since TnpC, encoded by a neighboring gene, is a DDE family transposase.): MLKPERLFLVRQPVDMRCGIDVLTQYIQASLTTPWHDGAAFLFTNKNRTRIKLLRWDKHGVWLCSRRLHQGRFTWPRDGDSAWSLTPAQFDWLVAGIDWQRMAGHDLTKWT
- the tnpA gene encoding IS66 family insertion sequence element accessory protein TnpA produces the protein MPLSFWSADDKKHHIRAWRDSGLTSRQYALHHNINPGYFKNWPSMFPDINNQPDSAVIPVRVTPEPSAINAAVTLHLPGGCRIDCLPAQLPDVLRAVKHAEA
- a CDS encoding IS5 family transposase → MPHKHNASKRHHIPKSRFTITDWPEYEAGLKQRGSLTLWLTPEAIALWKAGARTTPGGQARYSDLAIQTCLMLRIAFRLPLRQAEGLMASVFSMMALSLTVPDHTTVSRRAAVLPPLPRMPAGGDLHILIDSTGLKVYGAGQWMEEKHGTRARRDWRKLHLAMDADNFSIVAHTLTDSQTDDPSQVEALLSQADGPLTQVTADGAYDGRPTYTVIAGHGEGITVAIPPRVTAVPEDTTGPSCQRDRHLAMIQEKGRLTWQKAVGDGKRALVETMMACWKTLIGPRLRARGFAAQQTGELRLNYNGYGCSLMMNSNSDERPSPWCHRRACAQRRGGSRE